One Methanobacteriales archaeon HGW-Methanobacteriales-1 DNA window includes the following coding sequences:
- a CDS encoding chorismate synthase: MGNTTGKMFAVTTFGSSHGRALGAVVDGCPAGLELSENDIQIELNKRRPGTSQLTTSRGETDQVEILSGIFEGKTDGTPITAVVFNKDADSSAYENLKNKPRPGHGDYCWISRYGNYDYRGGGRGSGRNTIGHVIGGAVAKKLLKTLDIKIVAHVTQVGKIKANTVNLNLIEEYSQENAVRCADKKAAAKMEELILNAKKEGNSVGGIVETIVLGVPAGLGEPVFGKLDADLTGALMGIGSVKGVEVGFGFKVPEYTAKEINDEYYLDNEKVKTTTNTSGGILGGMSNGMPIMLRMAVKPTPSISTLQKTVDLESMEDVEIEIKGRHDPCICPRVVPVAEAATAMVMVDHLIRSGFIHPCQI; the protein is encoded by the coding sequence ATGGGAAACACCACAGGAAAAATGTTCGCTGTTACTACCTTTGGCTCTAGCCATGGCCGGGCCCTGGGTGCTGTAGTGGATGGATGCCCCGCAGGACTGGAATTAAGTGAAAACGATATTCAAATTGAATTAAACAAGCGAAGGCCTGGAACAAGCCAGCTTACCACATCCCGTGGCGAAACTGACCAAGTTGAGATTCTTTCCGGTATATTTGAAGGTAAAACTGATGGGACTCCGATTACGGCCGTTGTTTTCAACAAAGATGCTGATTCTTCAGCCTATGAAAATCTAAAAAATAAACCTCGACCAGGGCATGGAGACTACTGCTGGATAAGCCGTTATGGTAACTATGATTACCGAGGAGGTGGCCGAGGCAGTGGAAGAAACACCATAGGCCATGTAATTGGTGGTGCAGTGGCCAAAAAGCTTCTAAAAACACTAGACATTAAAATAGTGGCCCATGTAACTCAGGTTGGGAAAATAAAAGCAAATACTGTAAATTTAAATCTAATTGAAGAATATTCTCAGGAAAATGCTGTGAGGTGTGCTGATAAAAAAGCAGCAGCGAAAATGGAAGAATTAATTCTCAATGCAAAAAAGGAAGGAAACTCTGTGGGCGGTATTGTAGAAACAATTGTTTTGGGAGTTCCTGCTGGACTAGGCGAACCTGTTTTTGGAAAACTAGATGCGGATCTGACCGGGGCTTTAATGGGAATTGGATCAGTAAAAGGAGTAGAAGTAGGTTTTGGTTTCAAGGTCCCTGAATACACTGCTAAAGAAATAAATGATGAATATTATTTAGATAATGAAAAAGTTAAAACAACTACCAACACTTCAGGTGGTATTTTAGGAGGTATGAGTAATGGCATGCCCATAATGCTGCGCATGGCGGTTAAACCTACACCATCCATTTCTACATTACAGAAAACCGTTGATTTAGAGTCTATGGAAGATGTTGAAATAGAAATAAAAGGTCGCCATGACCCATGCATCTGTCCACGAGTTGTTCCTGTTGCAGAAGCCGCGACGGCCATGGTAATGGTGGATCATCTGATTAGAAGCGGATTTATTCACCCTTGCCAAATTTAA
- a CDS encoding GNAT family N-acetyltransferase has translation MIIECEKCVLRKWQHSDLPNLVKYANNPKIANNMRDSFPNPYTMKKGEEWLKLSKRSNTTHNFAITINNEAVGGVGLEVGRDIERISAEAGYWIAEEYWGQGITAYALKGLLGYGFNNLKLERIFSTPFDHNIASRKVLEKNGFFLEGIMRNSVIKSGKIYNKALYSIIREDYLKY, from the coding sequence ATGATAATTGAGTGTGAAAAATGCGTATTGCGAAAATGGCAACATTCTGATCTCCCGAATTTAGTTAAATACGCCAATAATCCTAAAATAGCCAATAATATGCGTGATTCATTTCCCAACCCATACACCATGAAAAAAGGAGAAGAATGGTTAAAACTCTCCAAAAGGAGCAATACAACCCATAATTTTGCAATAACCATAAATAATGAAGCCGTGGGTGGCGTTGGTCTAGAAGTTGGAAGAGATATTGAGAGAATATCTGCCGAAGCAGGTTACTGGATAGCTGAAGAATACTGGGGCCAGGGTATCACTGCTTATGCATTGAAAGGACTTTTAGGATACGGATTCAATAATTTAAAGCTGGAACGGATTTTTTCTACACCTTTTGACCATAATATTGCTTCTAGAAAAGTTTTAGAAAAAAATGGATTTTTTTTGGAAGGTATAATGCGAAATAGCGTTATTAAATCGGGTAAAATTTATAATAAAGCATTATATTCCATTATTAGAGAAGATTATTTGAAATATTGA
- a CDS encoding endonuclease III: MIKRPGDLLMDIYGRLYSLYGPQGWWPLMDFQGENPAKTGSIKGYHPENYYLPQTDNQRFEIMMGAILTQNTAWTSAEKAIANLHELGTINPEKILNMDLNDLKEAIRCAGFLNQKSVYIQEVAKFFIALEGDIPTRKEILTVKGVGDETADSILLYAYKKPEFVVDTYTKRIFYHLGLIGENAKYHEVKKLFESNLPKEVPLFQEYHALIVEHAKRYYQKKPYGVGDPLMELRK; this comes from the coding sequence ATGATAAAAAGACCAGGCGATTTGCTGATGGATATCTATGGGAGATTATATTCTCTCTATGGCCCGCAGGGATGGTGGCCTTTAATGGATTTTCAGGGTGAAAATCCTGCTAAAACTGGATCTATAAAAGGATATCATCCTGAAAATTATTATTTGCCTCAAACTGATAATCAAAGATTTGAAATCATGATGGGGGCCATTTTGACACAGAATACTGCTTGGACTTCTGCAGAAAAGGCTATAGCAAACCTTCATGAATTAGGGACCATAAATCCTGAAAAAATACTTAATATGGATTTGAATGATTTAAAAGAGGCCATTCGATGTGCAGGATTTTTAAATCAAAAATCGGTTTATATTCAAGAAGTTGCGAAATTTTTCATTGCATTGGAGGGTGATATTCCTACCAGAAAAGAGATATTAACAGTTAAGGGTGTGGGGGATGAAACAGCGGATTCGATTCTTCTCTATGCCTATAAAAAACCTGAATTTGTGGTTGATACCTATACTAAGAGAATATTTTATCACTTGGGCCTTATTGGGGAAAATGCCAAATATCATGAGGTCAAGAAATTATTTGAATCTAATTTGCCAAAAGAGGTTCCACTTTTTCAGGAGTATCATGCTCTTATTGTGGAACATGCTAAAAGATATTATCAGAAAAAGCCATATGGTGTGGGTGATCCTTTAATGGAATTAAGGAAATAA
- a CDS encoding porphobilinogen synthase, with protein sequence MEFPITRMRRLRKSPQIRNILRETTLRKENFIYPMFIKEDLKNGQIEPIKTMPGENRFSLSSAVEEAKIMEEKGLSSILLFGMPSNKDQYGTSAFDENGIVQRAVKQIKEETNLVVMTDVCLCQYTTHGHCGIIENDQILNDESLENLARTALSHAEAGADVVAPSDMMDGRVEAIRDLLDINDFQDTIIMSYAAKYASAFYAPFREAVSSAPSFGDRKTYQMDPSNSLEALREAELDLMEGADILMVKPALAYLDIIKSVKEEFNVPTAAYSVSGEYSMLKAGIEAGYLTEDAIFESILSIKRAGADLIISNFTPHFLEILKK encoded by the coding sequence ATGGAATTCCCCATTACCCGAATGCGTCGTTTGAGAAAAAGTCCACAGATAAGGAATATTCTACGAGAAACAACTCTTAGAAAAGAGAACTTCATTTACCCTATGTTTATAAAGGAAGATCTCAAAAATGGCCAAATCGAGCCTATTAAAACCATGCCTGGTGAAAATAGATTTTCTTTAAGTAGTGCAGTGGAAGAGGCCAAAATCATGGAAGAAAAGGGCCTTTCATCAATTTTATTATTTGGGATGCCTTCTAACAAGGATCAGTATGGAACATCTGCCTTTGATGAGAATGGAATTGTTCAAAGAGCTGTAAAGCAAATTAAAGAAGAGACAAATCTTGTAGTTATGACTGATGTATGTCTTTGTCAGTACACCACTCATGGACACTGTGGAATCATTGAAAATGACCAGATACTCAATGATGAATCTCTGGAAAACCTGGCTAGAACTGCCCTATCTCATGCAGAGGCCGGTGCTGATGTAGTGGCCCCTTCAGATATGATGGATGGTAGAGTGGAGGCTATAAGAGATTTACTTGATATTAATGACTTTCAAGATACAATTATCATGTCTTATGCGGCCAAATACGCATCTGCTTTTTATGCACCATTTAGAGAAGCAGTTTCGTCTGCTCCATCATTTGGAGATAGAAAAACATATCAAATGGATCCATCCAATTCATTGGAAGCATTAAGGGAAGCTGAACTTGATTTAATGGAAGGTGCAGATATATTGATGGTTAAACCTGCGTTAGCCTACCTGGATATTATAAAATCAGTTAAAGAAGAATTCAATGTTCCAACTGCAGCATATAGTGTTAGTGGTGAGTATTCCATGCTAAAAGCAGGAATTGAAGCAGGATATCTAACTGAAGACGCTATTTTTGAATCTATCCTCTCTATTAAACGTGCGGGGGCCGATTTAATAATTTCTAACTTCACTCCACACTTTTTAGAAATTTTAAAAAAATAA